One Caretta caretta isolate rCarCar2 chromosome 6, rCarCar1.hap1, whole genome shotgun sequence genomic region harbors:
- the LOC125638297 gene encoding crk-like protein, with protein sequence MSSFGDSNEWYMGSLSRQQAVACLQGHRPGTFLVRDSSTCPGDYVLSVSENAKVSHYIINSLPGRLKIGDQEFEGLPALLDFYRVHYLDTTTLVVPVCRGPAVPGPAPLPPAEGGGDPVAPPAGPTLPCEWVQALYDFGGNDQEDLPFRKGDPLRVLGKPEEQWWTAQRVDGRVGMIPVPYVQPWRPQAGVLLGPYAHPSVGGPPAPLPTPRNGPVVARAVQRRVPNAYDKTALAFEVGDIITVTKMNINGQWEGQLNGRSGHFPFTHVQILEPQSPKEAS encoded by the exons ATGTCGTCTTTCGGGGACTCCAACGAGTGGTACATGGGGTCGCTGAGCCGCCAGCAGGCCGTGGCCTGTCTCCAGGGTCACCGACCCGGCACCTTCCTGGTGAGGGACAGCTCCACCTGCCCCGGAGACTACGTCCTCTCGGTCAGCGAGAACGCCAAG GTGTCTCACTACATCATTAACAGCCTGCCGGGCCGGCTGAAGATCGGGGATCAGGAGTTCGAGGGACTCCCAGCACTGCTGGATTTCTACCGCGTGCATTATCTGGACACCACCACGCTGGTGGTGCCCGTTTGCCGGGGCCCCGCGGTGCCTGGCCCAGCCCCGCTGCCCCCCGCCGAGGGGGGAGGGGACCCCGTGGCCCCACCtgctggccccaccctgccctgcgaGTGGGTGCAGGCTCTCTACGACTTCGGGGGCAATGACCAGGAGGACCTGCCCTTCCGCAAGGGGGATCCACTCCGGGTGCTGGGCAAGCCGGAGGAGCAGTGGTGGACGGCCCAGCGGGTCGACGGGCGGGTGGGCATGATCCCGGTGCCCTATGTCCAGCCCTGGCGCCCCCAGGCCGGCGTCCTGCTGGGGCCCTATGCCCACCCCAGTGTAGGTGGCCCCCCGgcgcccctgcccaccccccgcaATGGCCCTGTGGTGGCCAGGGCTGTACAGCGGCGGGTGCCCAATGCCTACGACAAGACGGCACTGGCTTTCGAG GTGGGTGACATCATCACGGTGACGAAGATGAACATCAACGGGCAGTGGGAGGGGCAGCTGAACGGGCGCAGCGGGCACTTCCCCTTCACCCACGTCCAGATCCTCGAGCCCCAGAGCCCCAAGGAGGCCAGCTGA
- the LOC125638299 gene encoding uncharacterized protein LOC125638299 — MATPTPGPPSSLLLPLPAIVFITVAAYLLLLLLLLALRQCLLARGLCADCSWCEKGLLGGPCHCCLACVEACDCAPPSLPRCLDTCCPRHQGWELGTCPPFPRCCPLCDCACAYQPPDCQSINCICFEVKLL; from the exons ATGGCT ACCCCCACGCcgggcccccccagctccctccttctgcccctcccagcCATTGTCTTCATCACTGTGGCCGCctacctgctcctcctcctccttctcctcgcACTGCGCCAATGCCTGCTG gcccGTGGACTCTGCGCTGACTGTTCCTGGTGTGagaaggggctgctgggggggcccTGCCACTGCTGCCTGGCCTGCGTCGAGGCTTGTGactgtgcccctccctccctcccccgctgcctGGACACCTGCTGTCCCCGACACCAG ggctgggagctcGGCACTTGCCCCCCTTTCCCTCGCTGCTGCCCCCTCTGCGACTGTGCCTGTGCCTACCAGCCCCCCGATTGTCAGAGCATCAATTGCATCTGCTTTGAGGTCAAACTGCTCTGA